A single Nomia melanderi isolate GNS246 chromosome 13, iyNomMela1, whole genome shotgun sequence DNA region contains:
- the rols gene encoding zinc-RING finger and ankyrin repeat domain-containing protein rolling pebbles isoform X2, translating into MAPPDRHRPPRPGSGLSLSVLDLAQIRALVESTGMLGGSTCPSCEMPFDKGKKRRLIDSCGHERCYSCLFRSEACPLCLRADFNDEDGLEGPFRDEFAGTSGPMSILAPTDGWIDESSTVNSLCGSPRPRTKVTTRANLPSRVMHRDADEVSSVSKGLKNKSALPESSGSQGRQKLQMMTQSCPTPPNQRKRFFLNPKVLRSSFVPQRSSRRGASSPEPVANDNPSALSVWMTSSWEGKSRWPGVVLGKIKSLWSNSQGTASDGLNQLIEPRSKLTDDEGGCVKPLTSKTRKSSQSDLYMRLGLLLGSNHARANSSVDTSDLPGVSNRSGPGQSRVPIQGHDSSAASFSSLTSFETQTLASTNTSPVSTLTGTSSEAEAAAALRCPIKPKSKAKGKSKSRDCDSAGSLASISTSVSASTSMSMSMSVSVSGLSNGSSSPLTPRRHSVNASQPGQSDEPGQFKNRRSCARRSARTGNVKGAVDAKLRFIQHHATQLTLKPLFFEVPLLETDPLFTGRQWLLQEIDSVVNGSSPGVLISGSPGTGKTALVLQLVEHSCFGRRREQCLPSEITEEPEEKEKLGCATALHAGIRNTNEKVRELASHVVAYHFCQADNNSTCLVPDLIHSLAAQLCQAPQLISYREYLLSEPHIQGSLSQRECTVDPDLALSRGIIEPLSTLKKMNRLPDTNMVILIDAVCEAEYHRPDRGDTIASFLTRHAPNFPSWLKIICTVRTQLLECGKQLPYTRVSLDKVPNDSTGNNVTRDLSDYIGYRLAQSPAIQTNVTASVNGKAESSCSANQTRFASHLLALARGSFLFAKLTLDLIESGHLVAKSASYKVLPVSLAQIFQLHFNLRFPTATSFDRVQPLLGVCLAALYPLTLPEIFYSVNSLNADRFVSWEDFLQRFKMLSGFLVKRLDNTYMFFHPSFREWLMRRDEGESTKFLCDLRLGHAAIAYRLSRLQAPLDGDKALELGHHILKAHVYRGVAPCWPSRDLQAIWLASSTECVSSALCTLRNIYSPNVKVSRLLLLAGASPNHITEYLGNAPALCMYAHEGSVEMVSLLLEFGADVELTNSQGCTALSLAAARGHCDVVRRLAAAGASLGHADMAGQCPLVHAARHGRLSVVGYLLACDWVVPSGENEAENSQEMSREEAAQQAVVAAAAQGHESIVEYLLDMAEVIVDRPDTLIGETALTIAAANGSTATVSALLARGARPTAVNAKGLSPLMLAAREGHWGTAERFLQGTLSSSTDTILDDAVTLLDQRDLAGRTALMLAASEGHTNLIELFLDKGSILESRDKEGLTALCWACVRGRLTAVQNLIDRGADVNTSDNTGRTPLDLAAFQGNPKLVQLLLEKGAAVEHVDLHGMRPLDRAIGCRNIPVVQCFLRRGAKLGPATWAMAAGKPDVLLILLNKLLEDGNVLYRKNRLKEASHRYAYALRKFPVSPEEDCQGQEHDHMMLQLQTFAQLRLNFLLNLSRCKRKMNECAEAIELADEALKVRPVSYEAFYARAKARVDSGLLEDALSDVQEALQIAPPQNRQDRRVLVALRDEIISRLDGVGTSKGSCDSTGRSRLRASVDTLTEL; encoded by the exons ATCTAGCGCAGATCCGAGCGCTGGTAGAGTCCACGGGGATGCTGGGCGGATCGACGTGCCCATCCTGCGAGATGCCGTTCGACAAAGGGAAGAAACGCCGCCTGATCGACTCCTGCGGGCACGAGCGTTGCTACTCCTGCCTGTTCCGTAGCGAGGCATGCCCGCTCTGCCTGCGCGCCGACTTCAACGACGAGGACGGCCTGGAGGGACCCTTCAGGGACGAGTTCGCCGGCACCTCGGGACCCATGTCCATCCTCGCGCCCACGGACGGCTGGATCGATGAGTCATCGACGGTGAACTCTCTCTGCGGCAGTCCCAGACCACGCACTAAAGTCACCACGAGGGCGAACCTTCCGTCCCGAGTCATGCAC CGAGATGCCGACGAAGTCTCCTCGGTGAGCAAGGGCTTGAAGAATAAATCCGCTTTGCCGGAGTCCTCGGGCTCCCAGGGACGCCAGAAGCTTCAGATGATGACGCAGA GCTGCCCCACTCCGCCGAATCAGAGGAAGAGGTTCTTCCTGAACCCGAAGGTCCTCAGGAGCTCGTTCGTTCCGCAGCGGTCGTCCAGGCGAGGCGCCTCGTCCCCAGAACCCGTTGCCAACGACAATCCCTCCGCCCTATCAG TTTGGATGACGTCGTCTTGGGAGGGGAAGTCAAGATGGCCGGGTGTAGTGCTGGGGAAAATCAAATCTTTGTGGAGCAACAGCCAGGGGACGGCGAGCGACGGTCTGAACCAGCTGATCGAGCCGAGAAGCAAACTCACAG ACGACGAAGGAGGTTGCGTGAAGCCTCTCACCTCGAAGACCAGGAAGTCCTCGCAGTCAGACCTGTACATGAGGCTGGGACTACTCTTGGGCAGCAATCACGCGCGAGCGAACAGCAGCGTGGACACCAGCGATCTACCCGGTGTCTCGAACCGTTCTGGCCCTGGACAGTCCAGGGTGCCCATTCAAGGCCACGACAGCTCCGCTGCTTCGTTCAGCAGCCTGACCAGCTTCGAGACGCAAACTTTAGCGTCCACGAATACCAGCCCGGTGTCCACGCTGACTGGGACCTCCAGCGAGGCTGAAGCCGCAGCTGCCTTGAGATGTCCCATCAAGCCGAAGTCGAAGGCCAAAGGCAAGAGCAAGTCCAGGGACTGCGACAGCGCCGGGAGCCTAGCTTCGATCTCCACCTCGGTGTCCGCGTCCACGTCCATGTCGATGTCGATGTCGGTGTCCGTCTCGGGCCTGTCGAACGGCAGCTCGAGCCCGTTAACTCCTAGAAGACATTCCGTGAACGCCTCGCAGCCTGGACAGTCCGATGAACCTGGACAGTTCAAGAACAGACGGTCCTGCGCTAGGAGGTCCGCTAGGACCGGCAACGTGAAAGGCGCGGTTGATGCTAAAT TACGCTTCATCCAACACCACGCGACACAGCTGACCTTGAAGCCGCTCTTCTTCGAGGTGCCTCTGTTGGAGACCGATCCCCTATTCACCGGTCGCCAATGGCTGCTGCAAGAGATCGATTCCGTGGTGAACGGGTCCAGCCCCGGCGTTCTCATCTCCGGCTCCCCTGGAACAGGGAAGACCGCGTTGGTTCTACAATTGGTGGAGCACAGCTGCTTCGGGCGGAGAAGGGAACAATGCCTTCCGTCCGAGATCACCGAGGAACctgaagagaaagagaaactcgGTTGCGCCACCGCGTTGCACGCTGGCATTCGCAACACGAACGAGAAG GTTCGAGAGCTAGCCTCCCACGTGGTCGCTTACCACTTCTGCCAAGCGGACAACAACAGTACCTGCCTGGTACCGGACCTGATACATTCTCTAGCCGCCCAGCTTTGCCAGGCTCCTCAGCTGATCTCCTACAGAGAGTACCTGCTCTCTGAACCCCACATCCAAGGCTCCCTGTCGCAGAGGGAGTGCACCGTTGACCCAGACCTCGCGCTTTCCAGAGGCATCATCGAACCCTTGTCCACCCTGAAAAAGATGAACAGGCTGCCGGACACCAATATG GTGATCCTGATCGACGCCGTCTGCGAGGCGGAGTACCACAGACCAGACCGAGGCGACACGATAGCGTCGTTCCTAACCAGGCACGCCCCTAACTTCCCCAGCTGGCTGAAGATCATCTGCACGGTCCGGACGCAGCTGCTCGAGTGCGGGAAGCAGCTCCCGTACACCAGGGTCTCGCTGGACAAGGTGCCGAACGACAGCACCGGAAACAACGTGACCCGGGACCTGTCCGATTACATCGGGTACAGGCTGGCGCAGAGCCCCGCGATCCAGACGAACGTCACCGCGTCGGTGAACGGGAAGGCGGAGTCGTCGTGCAGCGCGAACCAGACGCGATTCGCCTCGCATCTGCTCGCTCTGGCCAGAGGCAGCTTTCTCTTCGCGAAGCTGACGCTCGATCTTATCGAGAGCGGCCACTTGGTAGCTAAATCCGCCAGCTACAAG GTACTTCCGGTGTCTCTCGCGCAGATATTCCAGCTGCACTTCAACCTACGGTTCCCCACGGCCACCTCGTTCGACAGGGTACAACCTCTGCTCGGCGTTTGCTTGGCTGCTTTGTACCCGCTCACTCTGCCGGAGATATTCTACTCCGTCAACTCGCTGAACGCCGACCGATTCGTTTCATGGGAGGATTTTCTGCAGAGATTCAAA ATGCTCTCTGGATTCCTCGTGAAACGGCTGGACAACACGTACATGTTCTTCCACCCGTCGTTCAGGGAGTGGTTGATGAGAAGGGATGAGGGCGAGTCGACCAAGTTCCTCTGCGATCTGAGGCTCGGTCACGCGGCGATCGCGTACAGGCTGTCCCGTCTCCAGGCACCGTTAGACGGCGACAAGGCTCTCGAACTGGGTCACCACATACTGAAGGCGCACGTTTATAGAGGCGTCGCGCCTTGTTGGCCTTCGCGTGATCTACAG GCGATCTGGCTAGCGTCGTCGACGGAGTGCGTGTCATCCGCTCTCTGCACGTTGAGGAACATCTACAGCCCGAACGTGAAGGTTTCGAGGTTGCTTTTGCTGGCAGGAGCATCTCCGAACCACATCACCGAGTACCTGGGCAACGCGCCGGCTCTGTGCATGTACGCGCACGAAGGCTCCGTCGAGATGGTGTCCCTGTTACTAGAATTCGGCGCTGACGTCGAGCTGACGAACAGCCAGGGCTGCACAGCGCTCTCGTTGGCAGCTGCTCGCGGACATTGCGACGTGGTCAGAAG GTTGGCTGCTGCTGGAGCATCGCTGGGACACGCAGACATGGCTGGCCAGTGTCCCTTGGTTCACGCTGCGAGGCACGGAAGATTGTCCGTGGTTGGCTACCTGTTGGCCTGTGATTGGGTGGTGCCATCAGGCGAGAACGAAGCGGAGAACTCGCAGGAGATGAGCAGAGAGGAAGCTGCACAGCAAGCTGTGGTGGCTGCCGCTGCTCAGGGCCACGAGTCCATCGTCGAATACCTGCTGGACATGGCTGAAGTGATCGTGGATCGACCCGACACTCTGATAGGCGAAACCGCGTTGACGATCGCTGCCGCCAATGGATCCACTGCTACAGTTTCCGCTTTGCTGGCTCGAGGAGCTAGGCCCACCGCTGTCAATGCTAAGGGCCTGTCTCCGCTGATGCTTGCTGCTAGAGAGGGACATTGGGGGACTGCTGAGAGGTTTCTGCAAG GAACTCTGTCCAGCAGTACGGACACCATTTTGGACGACGCGGTGACGCTGCTAGATCAACGAGATCTCGCAGGTCGCACCGCGCTTATGCTGGCTGCATCCGAGGGCCACACGAACCTGATCGAATTGTTCCTCGATAAGGGATCTATATTGGAGAGCAGGGACAAAGAGGGACTCACTGCTCTCTGCTGGGCCTGCGTCAGGGGCAGGCTGACTGCTGTGCAGAATCTCATCGACAGGGGCGCGGATGTTAACACTAGCGACAATACTGGCAGGACTCCTCTGGACCTGGCTGCGTTCCAG GGCAATCCGAAGTTGGTGCAGCTGTTGCTGGAAAAGGGAGCAGCTGTGGAGCACGTCGACCTGCACGGTATGCGGCCATTGGACCGTGCCATCGGATGCAGAAACATCCCCGTGGTGCAGTGCTTCCTGCGACGGGGCGCTAAACTGGGCCCAGCCACTTGGGCGATGGCCGCCGGGAAGCCCGACGTGCTTCTGATCCTCTTGAACAAACTCCTCGAGGACGGGAACGTGCTGTACCGGAAGAACAGGCTGAAGGAGGCGTCGCACAGGTACGCGTACGCCCTGAGGAAGTTCCCGGTGTCGCCGGAGGAGGACTGCCAGGGCCAGGAACACGATCACATGATGCTGCAGCTGCAGACGTTCGCGCAACTCCGGCTGAATTTCTTGCTCAACCTCAGTCGATGCAAGCGCAAGATGAAC GAATGTGCGGAAGCAATCGAGCTCGCTGACGAGGCTCTGAAGGTTCGGCCAGTGTCCTACGAAGCGTTCTACGCCAGGGCGAAAGCGCGCGTCGACTCGGGCTTGCTGGAGGATGCCTTGTCCGACGTCCAAGAGGCTCTGCAGATCGCTCCACCCCAGAACAGGCAGGATCGTCGCGTCCTCGTCGCCCTCAGGGACGAGATCATCTCACGATTGGACGGCGTAGGGACCAGCAAAGGGTCCTGCGACTCGACCGGCCGATCGAGGCTTCGAGCGTCGGTCGACACTCTCACCGAGTTGTAA